GTCGGCTCCTCTGCGTCGAACGATAACGCGCCTGCGACTGGGTACAGGTAGCGTTGGCCCAGCGTTGGAACGTTCCAGCGGTGGGCGAGGACGCAGGTCGTCGTCCGATGACACCGCGACGGACCGTCGCACGTGGAGGAGATCAGTGCACCCCTGGCCCGGACAGCCCTACCCGCTCGGCGCGACGTACGACGGACGTGGGACGAACTTCGCGCTCTTCAGCGAGGTCGCCGACCGCGTCGAGCTCTGCCTCTTCGACGCCGAGGGCACCGAGACGCGCATCGAGCTGACGGAGGTCGACGCCTTCGTCTGGCACTGCTACCTGCCGCAGGTGCAACCCGGCCAGCGCTACGGCTACCGCGTGCACGGCCCCTACGAGCCGGAGTGGGGCATGCGCTGCAACCCCAACAAGCTGCTGCTCGACCCCTACGCCAAGGCGACGTACGGCGACATCGACTGGGACCAGTCGTTGTTCGGCTACAACTTCGGCGACCCCGACTCGCGCAACGACGACGACTCGGCCGCCCACATGACGCAGGGCGTGGTGATCAACCCGTTCTTCGACTGGGAGGGTGACCGCGCCCCGAAGGTGCCCTACAACGAGTCGTTCGTCTACGAGGCGCACGTCAAGGGCATGACCCAGCTGCACCCGGAGGTGCCGGAGGAGATCCGCGGCACGTACGCCGGTCTGGCCCATCCCGCGGTGACCGACCACCTGACCAAGCTGGGCGTGACCGCCATCGAGCTGATGCCGGTCCACCAGTTCGTCCAGGACAGCACCCTGCTCGAGAAGGGCCTGCGCAACTACTGGGGCTACAACACCCTCGCCTTCCTCGCCCCGCACGCCGACTACTCCGCCTCCGCGCGCGAGCCCGGCAACCAGGTCCAGGAGTTCAAGGCCATGGTGAAGGCGATGCACCGCGCCGGCATCGAGGTCATCCTCGACGTGGTCTACAACCACACCGCCGAGGGCAACCACCTCGGCCCGACGCTGAGCTTCAAGGGCATCGACAACGCCGCCTACTACCGGCTGGTCGAGGACGACCAGCGCTACTACATGGACTACACGGGCACGGGGAACTCCCTCAACGTCCGCCACCCGCACTCGCTGCAGCTGATCATGGACTCGCTGCGCTACTGGGTCACCGAGATGCACGTCGACGGCTTCCGCTTCGACCTCGCCTCCGCGCTGGCGCGTGAGTTCTACGACGTCGACCGGCTCGCGACCTTCTTCGAGCTCGTGCAGCAGGACCCGGTGGTCAGCCAGGTCAAGCTCATCGCGGAGCCGTGGGACGTCGGCCCCGGTGGCTACCAGGTCGGCAACTTCCCGCCGCTGTGGACCGAGTGGAACGGCAAGTTCCGCGACACCGTGCGCGACTTCTGGCGCGGGGAGCCGACGCTGGGGGAGTTCGCCAGCCGCCTCGCCGGGTCCTCCGACCTCTACGAGCAGTCGGGCCGGCGCCCGTTCGCCAGCATCAACTTCCACACCGCCCACGACGGCTTCACGCTGCGCGACCTCGTGTCCTACAACGACAAGCACAACGAGGCGAACGGCGAGGACAGCCGCGACGGCGAGAGCCACAACCGCTCCTGGAACCACGGCGTCGAGGGCCCCACCGACGACATCGAGGTGCTGGCGCTGCGCAGCCGCGCCCAGCGCAACTTCATCGTGACGCTGCTGCTCAGCCAGGGCGTCCCGATGCTGCTGCACGGCGACGAGATGGGCCGCACCCAGCAGGGCAACAACAACACCTACGCCCAGGACTCCGAGATCTCCTGGATGCACTGGGACCAGATGGACCGCCCGCTGGTGGAGTTCACCGCCGCCATCGCACGGCTGCGCGCCAACCACCCGACGTTCCGCCGCAAGCGGTTCTTCACCGGCAACACGGTGCGCACCGGCGACGGCGAGCGGCTCAACGACATCGTCTGGCTGCACCCCGACGGACGCCCGATGGAGGGCGGCGACTGGGACGCCGGTGACGCGAAGGTCGTCGGGATGTACCTCAACGGCCACGGCATCGCCGGCACCGACGCCGTCGGCGACCCGATCGTCGACGACCACTTCCTGCTCTACTTCAACGCCGGCCACGAGCCGGTCGAGCTGACGCTGCCGCCGCAGGAGTACTCCGACACCTGGATGTTCGTCGTCGACACCGCGGCCGCACGCCGCGACGTCGATCCCAAGCAGCACGGCAGCAGCCTGGTCCTGGAGCCGCGCAGCGTGCTGGTGCTGCAGGAGTACGAGGAGCCGGAGGGCGAGCAGGACGTCTCGGTCGCCGCCTCGCTGATCGCCATGGCCGAGCCGGCGTCGGCCCCGAAGCGGCGTCGTACGTCGTCCTGACGCGCGTCCGCCACCCGTCACCGCACCTGAGAAGGACCACCCCGTGAGGATCCCGGCGAGCACCTACCGCCTCCAGATCACCGAGAGCTTCGACCTGCTCGCCGCCGCGCGGCAGCTGACCTACCTCCACGACCTGGGCGTGGACTGGGTCTACCTGTCGCCGCTGCTGGCCTCGGAGTCCGGCAGCGACCACGGGTACGACGTCGCCGACCACTCCTCGATCGACCCCTCGCGGGGCCGGTCCTCGGGGTTGTCGGCGCTGTCGTCGGAGGCCCGTCGGCTGGGGATGGGCGTGCTCGTCGACATCGTCCCGAACCACGTCGGGGTGGCCCGGCCGTGGGAGAACACCTGGTGGTGGCACGTGCTGACCCACGGCCAGGAGTCGGCGTACGCGGGTGCCTTCGACATCGACTGGGACGCCGCCGACGGCCGCGTCCGCATCCCCGTGATCGGCGACGACGACCTCGACCCCGAGACCGGGCGGATCGCCAACCTGCGGGTGCTGGCGGGCGAGCTGCACTACCACGACCAGCGCTTCCCGCTGGCTCCCGGGACGGCCGAGCGCGGCCCCGACGAGGACGCCAACGAGGTCGCCGCCCGTCAGCACTACGAGCTGGTCTCGTGGCGCCGCGCCGACCACGACCTGAACTACCGCCGCTTCTTCGCCGTCAACACGCTCGTGGCGATCCGCGTGGAGGACCAGGAGTGGTTCGACCGCTCGCACGAGGAGATCCGTCGCTGGTTCGACGAGGGTCTCGTCGACGGGCTGCGCGTCGACCACCCCGACGGCCTGCGCGACCCGGGCGGCTACTTCGACGACCTGGCCCGCCTCACCGGCGACTCCTACGTGCTGGTCGAGAAGATCCTCGAGCCGGGCGAGGCGCTGCCGATCTCGTGGGCGACCGCCGGCACCACCGGCTACGACGTGATGGCGCTGGTCGACCGCGTGCTGACCGACCCCGCCGGCGAGCAGCCCCTCGACGACCTCGAGACCCGGCTGCGCGGCGAGGCCGTCGACTGGCACGCGATGATCCACGACACCAAACGGGCCGTGGCCGACGACGTCCTCAACTCCGAGGTGCGACGCATCGCTCGCGAGATCGGGCGGGCGAACCCGTCGGTCGAGCCCGTCGAGACCTTCGAGCAGATCGTCGACGCGGTCGCCGAGCTGCTCGCCTGCTTCCCGGTGTACCGCTCCTACCTGCCTCTGGGACGCGAGCACCTCGAGGAGGCGTTCGCCGCCGCCCGGAAGCACCGCCCCGACCTGGCGGCGACCTTCGACGCCGTCGAGCCGGTGCTGTTCGACGGCGCGTCCGACGCCGCCCAGCGCTTCCAGCAGACCAGCGGCATGGTCATGGCCAAGGGCGTCGAGGACTGTGCGTTCTACCGCTGGTCGCGGCTGACCAGCCTCAACGAGGTCGGCGGCGACCCGAGCGTGTTCTCGGTCGCCCCCGACGCGTTCCACGACGCCATGACGACCCGCCAGGCCGAGTGGCCGCACGCCATGACGGCCGGCTCGACGCACGACACCAAGCGCGGCGAGGACGTCCGCGCCCGCATCGCCGTGCTCGCCGAGAGGCCCGAGCGCTGGGCCGCCGCCCTCGACCGCCTCCTCGCGCTGGCCCCGGTGCCCGACGCCGGGTTCGGCAACCTGCTGTGGCAGGCGGTCGTGGGCGCCTGGCCCGCCGGGGGCGTCGAGGTCCCCGACCTGCGCTCCCGCTTCCACGCGTACGCCGAGAAGGCGATGCGCGAAGCGGGCGACCGCACCACGTGGACCGCGCAGGACGCGACCTACGAGGCGGCCGTGCACGCCGCCGTCGACGCGGTCTTCGACCGTCCCGAGGTGCGCGCGGTCGTGGAGGACCTGGTGGCCGAGATCGCCGGTCCCGGCTGGAGCAACGCGCTCGCGGCCAAGCTGGTCTCGCTCACGATCCCCGGGGTGCCCGACGTCTACCAGGGCAGCGAGCTGTGGGAGCAGAGCCTCGTCGACCCCGACAACCGTCGGCCGGTCGACTTCGCCCGCCGCGCCGAGGTGCTCGAGCTGCTGCGCTCCGGCGAGCGGCCGGCCC
This DNA window, taken from Nocardioides sp. HDW12B, encodes the following:
- the glgX gene encoding glycogen debranching protein GlgX; translation: MHPWPGQPYPLGATYDGRGTNFALFSEVADRVELCLFDAEGTETRIELTEVDAFVWHCYLPQVQPGQRYGYRVHGPYEPEWGMRCNPNKLLLDPYAKATYGDIDWDQSLFGYNFGDPDSRNDDDSAAHMTQGVVINPFFDWEGDRAPKVPYNESFVYEAHVKGMTQLHPEVPEEIRGTYAGLAHPAVTDHLTKLGVTAIELMPVHQFVQDSTLLEKGLRNYWGYNTLAFLAPHADYSASAREPGNQVQEFKAMVKAMHRAGIEVILDVVYNHTAEGNHLGPTLSFKGIDNAAYYRLVEDDQRYYMDYTGTGNSLNVRHPHSLQLIMDSLRYWVTEMHVDGFRFDLASALAREFYDVDRLATFFELVQQDPVVSQVKLIAEPWDVGPGGYQVGNFPPLWTEWNGKFRDTVRDFWRGEPTLGEFASRLAGSSDLYEQSGRRPFASINFHTAHDGFTLRDLVSYNDKHNEANGEDSRDGESHNRSWNHGVEGPTDDIEVLALRSRAQRNFIVTLLLSQGVPMLLHGDEMGRTQQGNNNTYAQDSEISWMHWDQMDRPLVEFTAAIARLRANHPTFRRKRFFTGNTVRTGDGERLNDIVWLHPDGRPMEGGDWDAGDAKVVGMYLNGHGIAGTDAVGDPIVDDHFLLYFNAGHEPVELTLPPQEYSDTWMFVVDTAAARRDVDPKQHGSSLVLEPRSVLVLQEYEEPEGEQDVSVAASLIAMAEPASAPKRRRTSS